A single window of Zea mays cultivar B73 chromosome 10, Zm-B73-REFERENCE-NAM-5.0, whole genome shotgun sequence DNA harbors:
- the LOC100281764 gene encoding amino acid permease: protein MAGGGEREGAQAMDSGEKRLNELGYKQELRREMTLFKTLAISFSTMTLFTGITPLYGSSLQYAGPAPLVWGWVVVSFFTCFVGVAMAEICSSFPTTGSLYFWAAHLAGPVWGPLASWCCAWLEAIGLIAGIGTQAYAGSQVLQSIILLCTGTNMGGGYLAPRWLFLVMYIGLTLIWAVLNTFALEVIAFLDVISMWWQVIGGTVIVVMLPLVAKTTQPASYVFTHFQTAPDVTGIGSSAYAVVLSFLVSQYSLYGYDAAAHLTEETKGADKNGPIAILSSIGIISVFGWAYILALTFSIQDFSYLYNPNNETAGTFVPAQILYDAFHGRYNSSAGAIVLLFVIWGSFFFGGLSITTSAARVVYALSRDQGVPLSSVWRRIHPRHKVPANAVWLCAAVCTLLGLPILRINVVFTAITSIATIGWVGGYAVPIFARMVMREDDFRPGPFYLGRASRPVCLVAFLWICYTCSVFLLPTVYPIKMDTFNYAPIALGVCLGLIMLWWLLDARKWFKGPVRNIDDHNNGKV, encoded by the exons ATGGCCGGcggcggggagagggagggcgcgcaggCGATGGACTCCGGCGAGAAGCGCCTCAACGAGCTCGGCTACAAGCAGGAGCTCCGCAGGGAGATG ACGCTGTTCAAGACGCTGGCCATCTCCTTCTCCACGATGACGCTCTTCACGGGGATCACGCCGCTGTACGGGAGCAGCCTGCAGTACGCGGGGCCGGCGCCGCTCGTCTGGGGCTGGGTCGTCGTCTCCTTCTTCACCTGCTTCGTCGGCGTCGCCATGGCCGAGATCTGCTCCTCCTTCCCG ACCACTGGTTCTCTGTATTTCTGGGCTGCACATTTGGCAGGTCCAGTCTGGGGTCCGTTGGCGTCTTGGTGCTGCGCTTGGCTGGAGGCCATCGGCCTCATTGCCGGGATTGGCACACAG GCATACGCAGGATCCCAGGTACTGCAGAGCATCATCCTGCTCTGCACCGGCACCAACATGGGCGGTGGCTACCTGGCCCCTCGCTGGCTGTTCCTGGTCATGTACATCGGGCTGACACTGATCTGGGCCGTGCTCAACACTTTCGCGCTCGAAGTCATCGCGTTCCTCGACGTGATCTCCATGTGGTGGCAG GTGATCGGTGGCACCGTCATTGTGGTGATGCTCCCGCTGGTGGCCAAGACGACGCAGCCGGCGTCGTACGTGTTCACCCACTTCCAGACGGCGCCCGACGTGACGGGGATCGGCAGCAGCGCCTACGCCGTCGTCCTGTCCTTCCTGGTCAGCCAGTACTCGCTGTACGGGTACGACGCGGCGGCGCACCTGACGGAGGAGACCAAAGGCGCCGACAAGAACGGACCCATCGCCATCCTCTCCAGCATCGGCATCATCTCCGTGTTCGGCTGGGCGTACATCCTGGCCCTCACCTTCAGCATCCAG gacttcagcTACCTGTACAACCCGAACAACGAGACCGCCGGCACGTTCGTGCCGGCGCAGATCCTGTACGACGCGTTCCACGGGCGGTACAACAGCTCGGCCGGCGCCATCGTGCTGCTGTTCGTCATCTGGGGCTCCTTCTTCTTCGGCGGGCTGTCCATCACGACGAGCGCGGCGCGGGTGGTGTACGCGCTGTCGCGGGACCAGGGCGTCCCGCTGTCGTCGGTGTGGCGCCGTATCCACCCGCGGCACAAGGTGCCGGCGAACGCGGTGTGGCTGTGCGCGGCGGTGTGCACGCTGCTGGGCCTGCCCATCCTGCGCATCAACGTGGTGTTCACGGCCATCACCTCCATCGCCACCATCGGCTGGGTGGGCGGCTACGCGGTGCCCATCTTCGCGCGCATGGTGATGCGGGAGGACGACTTCCGGCCGGGCCCCTTCTACCTCGGCCGCGCCAGCAGGCCCGTCTGCCTCGTCGCCTTCCTCTGGATCTGCTACACCTGCTCCGTCTTCCTGCTCCCCACCGTCTACCCCATCAAGATGGACACCTTCAACTACGCGCCCATCGCGCTCGGCGTCTGCCTCGGCCTCATCATGCTCTGGTGGCTGCTCGACGCGCGCAAGTGGTTCAAAGGCCCCGTCAGGAACATCGACGACCACAACAACGGCAAGGTCTGA